The Flavobacteriaceae bacterium 3519-10 genome includes a window with the following:
- a CDS encoding NADP-specific glutamate dehydrogenase, producing MEHFNAEQKIQDFIAKIEARNPNEPEFLQAVKEVAITVIPFISTKKQYNGMKLLERMAEPERTIIFRVPWVDDKGEIQVNRGFRIQMNSAIGPYKGGIRFHPTVNLSVLKFLAFEQTFKNSLTTLPMGGGKGGADFDPQGKSDMEVMRFCQAYMTELCKHIGPETDVPAGDIGVGAREIGYLFGQYKKIRNQFTGVLTGKGLAYGGSLIRPEATGYGVVYFAEQMLKTIGQDFQGKTVSVSGFGNVAWGVVKKVTELGGKVVTISGPDGYVYDKDGITGDKIEYLLELRASGNNRAEDYVKKFPTAEFHAGKRPWEVPCDVAIPAATQNELFVEDAKVLVDNGVICVTEAANMPSTLEAINYFLDHKVLFSPGKASNAGGVATSGLEMTQNSIRLNWSSEEVDARLKEIMIGIHKACRDYGKEEDGYVNYVKGANIAGFVKVAEAMLAQGVV from the coding sequence ATGGAACATTTCAACGCAGAACAGAAAATCCAGGATTTTATAGCCAAAATAGAGGCGCGAAACCCAAATGAGCCCGAATTTCTTCAGGCCGTAAAAGAAGTGGCAATCACCGTAATACCGTTTATTTCTACTAAAAAGCAGTACAACGGGATGAAACTTCTGGAGCGTATGGCAGAGCCCGAACGAACTATCATTTTCCGCGTTCCATGGGTGGACGACAAAGGAGAAATTCAGGTGAACCGCGGCTTCAGAATCCAGATGAATTCTGCGATCGGGCCTTACAAAGGCGGGATCCGCTTCCATCCTACCGTTAACTTATCGGTATTGAAGTTTCTTGCATTTGAGCAGACCTTTAAAAACTCGCTTACCACACTTCCGATGGGTGGTGGTAAAGGTGGAGCAGATTTTGACCCTCAGGGCAAATCGGATATGGAAGTGATGCGTTTCTGCCAGGCTTACATGACTGAACTATGCAAACATATCGGGCCTGAAACGGATGTGCCTGCCGGCGACATCGGTGTTGGTGCGAGAGAAATCGGTTACCTGTTCGGGCAGTATAAGAAGATCCGAAACCAGTTTACAGGCGTACTTACCGGTAAAGGTTTAGCGTATGGCGGCTCACTGATCCGTCCGGAAGCTACAGGTTACGGCGTTGTGTATTTCGCTGAACAGATGCTGAAAACAATTGGGCAGGATTTCCAGGGGAAAACTGTCAGCGTATCAGGCTTCGGAAATGTAGCTTGGGGCGTAGTGAAAAAAGTAACCGAACTGGGCGGAAAAGTAGTTACTATTTCAGGGCCGGACGGTTATGTTTATGATAAAGACGGAATTACCGGAGATAAAATTGAATATTTACTTGAACTTCGCGCCTCTGGCAACAACAGGGCTGAGGATTATGTGAAAAAATTCCCTACCGCTGAATTCCATGCGGGTAAAAGACCGTGGGAAGTACCTTGCGACGTAGCAATTCCGGCGGCAACCCAGAATGAACTTTTTGTGGAAGATGCCAAGGTCCTTGTAGATAACGGCGTTATTTGTGTGACGGAAGCAGCCAACATGCCTTCAACCCTTGAAGCGATAAATTATTTCCTTGATCACAAAGTTTTATTCTCCCCTGGTAAAGCCTCGAATGCGGGTGGGGTAGCTACCTCAGGACTAGAAATGACTCAGAATTCAATCCGTTTGAACTGGTCTTCAGAGGAAGTTGATGCGCGGCTTAAAGAGATCATGATCGGTATCCACAAAGCGTGCAGAGATTACGGAAAAGAAGAAGACGGCTACGTGAACTATGTAAAAGGTGCCAACATCGCCGGTTTCGTGAAGGTTGCCGAAGCAATGCTTGCACAGGGTGTTGTGTAA
- a CDS encoding Smf protein DNA processing chain A has protein sequence MGEAGSAKEVWELSKSGLKNIYGIGKKISFEIGKAEHLLFAEKELSFCEKNNITINLRHLGHLPTHLNECEDAPAVLYQKGNLDSSLSAVSIVGTRNITTYGKSFISDFLADVKTHKILTVSGLALGADTEVHEVSINNNIPTAAVLAHGFHTMYPSKNRRLADKILEDGGVLLTEFNSSQKPDRENFIQRNRIIAGISPATIVVETAFGGGSVSTATFANNYNREVFALPGKITDKYSQGCNQLIFQNKAAAISTVSGLAEQLGLHKTEQTGVLFPSSEIRIKLPEQQLILLEALDKNTPLSLDDVSLKLDVPAYRILPDLLELELLGYIRALSGRQYLAL, from the coding sequence GTGGGCGAAGCCGGTTCTGCGAAGGAAGTGTGGGAACTTTCGAAGTCGGGCCTTAAAAACATCTATGGCATCGGCAAAAAAATTTCGTTTGAAATTGGTAAAGCCGAACATCTCTTATTTGCTGAAAAAGAACTCAGTTTCTGCGAAAAGAACAATATCACAATCAATCTGCGGCATCTCGGGCATCTGCCCACTCATCTCAACGAGTGCGAGGATGCGCCTGCCGTACTCTACCAAAAAGGCAACTTAGACAGTTCACTCAGCGCCGTAAGTATTGTCGGGACACGGAATATAACTACGTACGGGAAAAGTTTTATCAGCGATTTTCTAGCTGACGTGAAAACCCACAAAATCCTTACGGTTAGCGGGCTGGCTTTAGGCGCGGATACAGAAGTACACGAGGTTTCAATCAATAATAACATCCCTACTGCTGCTGTTTTAGCGCACGGGTTTCACACCATGTACCCTTCCAAAAACCGCAGGCTCGCCGACAAGATCCTGGAGGACGGAGGTGTTTTGCTCACAGAATTTAATTCTTCTCAAAAGCCTGACCGTGAAAACTTCATTCAAAGAAACCGGATTATTGCCGGCATTTCTCCGGCAACTATCGTTGTGGAAACCGCCTTCGGTGGAGGCTCCGTGAGTACAGCCACTTTCGCCAATAACTACAACCGTGAAGTTTTTGCGCTTCCGGGAAAGATTACCGATAAATACAGCCAGGGCTGCAATCAGCTGATATTCCAAAATAAAGCGGCTGCAATATCTACCGTTTCAGGTCTTGCAGAACAGCTGGGTCTACACAAAACCGAGCAAACAGGCGTGCTTTTCCCCAGCTCTGAGATCAGGATCAAACTCCCTGAACAGCAGCTTATTTTGCTTGAGGCGCTGGATAAGAACACGCCTCTTTCTCTTGATGATGTTTCGCTGAAGTTGGATGTGCCGGCCTACCGCATTTTACCCGATCTGCTGGAACTGGAACTTTTGGGATACATCCGTGCGCTTTCGGGGCGCCAATATCTTGCGCTGTAG
- a CDS encoding sodium/calcium exchanger membrane region, translating to MYNCGNPLFMKFKKALQWHVIFPIIAAVFYLGGFLTDTVVANILGGILLFATVLAAVHHAEVVAHKVGEPYGTIILAICITILEVGLIISFMLSGGEGALTYARDTVFAAVMLILNGILGVCIWVGSRKYKEQFFMRSSATTYLVSLVAILVLTLVLPNYTSSMVGPYYSTSQLIFVSLSCLVIYAAFLMFQTVRHRNYFIVTEADQTTHEADPPTVTKTLLSLLLLVICLAVVIFMAKGLSPVIEDFVENAGAPRALVGVIIATVVLLPEGFAAVRAAAKNQIQTSINLGLGSALASVGLTIPAVSVVCVTMDIPFVLGIDTKSVILLALSVFTVMLSLSRGKTNHLYGTVLLVNLAAYIFTVIVP from the coding sequence TTGTATAATTGTGGAAACCCACTTTTTATGAAATTCAAAAAAGCGCTCCAGTGGCATGTAATCTTCCCCATCATCGCCGCCGTATTTTATCTCGGCGGATTTTTAACCGACACCGTTGTTGCTAACATTCTGGGTGGAATTTTACTTTTTGCAACTGTTTTAGCAGCCGTTCATCACGCAGAAGTTGTAGCGCATAAAGTGGGCGAGCCCTATGGAACGATTATTTTAGCGATCTGCATCACGATTTTGGAGGTGGGCCTGATCATTTCGTTTATGCTGTCGGGCGGTGAGGGCGCGCTTACCTACGCACGCGATACCGTTTTTGCGGCTGTAATGCTTATTCTCAACGGTATTTTAGGTGTCTGTATATGGGTCGGCAGCCGCAAATATAAGGAGCAGTTTTTCATGCGAAGCTCGGCCACCACTTATCTGGTGAGTCTCGTCGCCATACTTGTACTTACACTGGTATTGCCAAATTATACATCAAGTATGGTTGGACCTTACTACAGTACATCGCAACTTATTTTCGTGTCCCTTTCGTGCCTCGTGATATATGCGGCCTTTCTGATGTTCCAGACGGTGCGTCACCGGAATTACTTCATCGTAACCGAAGCCGACCAAACCACGCACGAAGCCGATCCACCGACGGTCACCAAAACGCTGCTGAGTCTTCTGCTACTTGTAATCTGTCTTGCAGTCGTAATTTTTATGGCAAAAGGCTTATCGCCGGTAATTGAAGATTTTGTGGAAAATGCGGGTGCTCCGCGGGCATTGGTGGGTGTAATTATTGCAACGGTAGTATTGCTGCCTGAAGGTTTTGCTGCGGTTCGTGCGGCTGCTAAAAACCAGATTCAGACCTCAATTAACCTCGGATTAGGTTCTGCGCTTGCGAGTGTTGGACTTACAATTCCGGCAGTTTCAGTGGTTTGCGTGACGATGGATATTCCTTTCGTGCTCGGAATTGACACCAAATCGGTCATTTTGCTCGCGCTGTCGGTATTCACGGTGATGCTGTCGCTGAGCCGCGGAAAGACCAATCATCTGTACGGAACAGTACTTTTGGTGAACCTCGCCGCCTATATTTTTACGGTGATTGTTCCTTAA